GGCGGTGTCCGGGCCGATCCACTGAATCGTACTCTTCGAGAGGTTGATGTTGTCGGCGCCCGCGGACTGCCGCACCGTCAGATTCGCGAAGTCGACAACTTCCGTAGTGTCACTGTCGTTGACGTTACCGTAGGCGGAGACGACGTTGATGCGGTTCGACACTTGCGCGGAGGCTTCTTCGCCAGTCGCTTGGCCTTTGGACTGGAGGAAGCCGGCCGTGTTGATGAGGACGCCCGCGGCGATCGCGGCGACCAGGACCATCGCGATGAACACGATGAGCGTCCCGATCCCCACCTGACCGCGCTCGTCTTCGTCGTTGATGAACTCGAACATTGAACTAATTTACAGCTTGACTGCGTTCTTGTCTTTCAGCGATTCGGGCACGTTCGCCCAGTAGGTGGTCTTCGAACCGTACTGCGTCGTAATCGTCAGCTGCACTTCGTCGCCAGCTTCGAGATTACTGGTCACCGCGTTGGCGTCGATAATGACCTCAAGACGGTCGGACTGGTCGACGAGAACCGGGTTGTTCTCACCCTTGACTTGGTTCGTCGTGAAGTTCCCGGCATCAGCGGAACCGTTGTACGTCAGCGTCTTTGCTTTGTCCGGGCCGATCCACTGGATCGTAGTCTTCGAGAGGTTGATATTGTCGGCGCCCGCGGCCTGCCGCACGACCAGGCTCACCTCGTCAACGTTTTCGTTCGTAACGTTGCCGTAGGCGGAGACGACGTTGATGCGGTTCGACACTTGCGCGGAGGCTTCTTCGCCAGTCGCTTGGCCTTTGGACTGGAGGAAGCCGGCCGTGTTGATGAGGACGCCCGCGGCGATCGCGGCGACCAGGACCATCGCGATGAACACGATGAGCGTCCCGATCCCCACCTGACCGCGCTCGTCTTCGTCGTTGATGAACTCGAACATTGTTGGTTTGCTGCCCCCCTACCCGTAGCGGGTTTCCTGGGGCTCGACTCGAACGTTGATGGACCTTTACTAAAAGGTACGCCCCCGGTTATCAGCGATGAAAAGTTCTCAGCCGTCGCTTACCAAACACCTAAGCCGGTCCGCCGGGCGAAGGGTGACGTGTCCACTGTCATCGACTTCGAGGCGGTCCGCCACCGCGTCAAACTCGTGCGGGACTCGGGCGAGACGAAACTGTACGAGAATCGTGACGGCGTGGCGTGCCCGGTCTGTGACGAGCCGTTCGACGAGGGGTTAGTAACGGAGTGTTCGTCGCGACAGGTCACGCCGGGCGGGGGCGTTCGGCTTTGCCTGGCTCGAGACGACGACCAATTATTCATCTTCACGCACGCGTGAGTAATCCGCGCTTACCTGATTCTTAGAACTGGTAACCGTGGGGGAAACCTTTTATACCTACTTGGGACGAATTACGTCAGGAATGTTGGGTACGCTCCGCAAACTACTCGGTGGGGGGTCCGAGAGGGCGGCGACGGACGGCGGTACCGACGCCGGCCAGTTCTCCTTCGGCGACCACGATAGACACGCGAGCGCGGTTCGGGAACGGTACGAGGTCGACACGGCGAGACTCGACCCGGGACTGCCGGACGACGCTCGCGAACACTTCGCTGGTCTGTTCGACGAGAACGCGCCCGAGACGGCGACGTACGTGCCCGCGTACCAGAGTGCGGGCGTGACGCCCGCCGACTTCGTCTCTGCTCACGGTGCGTCGGTCGACGCCGTCGTCGACGCGGTGTTCGACCGGCTCCGCGAGGAGGGGTTAGACGAGTCCTCGCTGGACCGCGCGGAGAAGGAACTCCGCGTCGGTCTCGACACCGTCGTCGAGGACGCTGCGGCGGGCGTCGCAGCGTACGACGTTGGCGAGGAAGACGAGGACGAACTGAACGTCGAGGACGACGAACTCCTCGACGGCATCGGGATGCCGGTATTCATGCTGGACGCGGAGGGAGAGGTCGTCGCGTGGAACAAAGCGCTCGTCGACCTGACCGGCTGTCCGGAGTCGGAGGCCGTCGGGTCGAGTCACGTCAGCGAGGCGTTCTACCCCGACGGGCGTCGCGTCAAGACGCTCGCCGATAAAATCTGCGAGGCGCCGGAGGACGCCGCCGCCGAGTTCGACGTGGACCGCGCCGACACGGAGTACACGCTCTACGAGGACTCCAGTACGATGGTCGACCGGGACGGGAACGAACGCCGCATCACGTTCTCTGCGCGCCCGATATTCGACGACAACGGCGACCTCCTCGCGGTCGTGGAGACCGTCGACGACCGGACCGAGGACGTCGAGCGCGCCGAAGCCATCGAGACGCTCGTCACGGAACTGCGGACGACGATGCAGGCGCTGCAGGCGGGACACCTCGAGTCGCGCGCGTCGTTCGAGGGCAACGCGCACGTCGACGACAAACTCGTCGGCGTCGTGAGCGACCTGAACGACATGGCCGACCAGTTCGAGCGACTCGTCGGCCAGGTCGACGGCCAGACTCAGGAGTTGGCGTCCTCGATTCAGAAGGCGGCGGCGGAGGCCAACGACATCGCCGACGTGGTCGGCGAGCAAAACGACATGCTGTCGGACGCGGCGAGCGAGATGCAGAACTTCTCCGCGAGCATGCAGGAGGTCGCCGCGAGCTCCGACCAGGTCGCGGCGGCCGCCGAGCAGGCACAGACCGCCGCGGAGAACGGCCTGGAGGCCAGCGAGGGCGCGAGTACGGCGACGAACGAGGTCATCGACATCAGTGACGACCTCGTTGACAGCGTCTCCGAGTTGGAGGAGAAGATGGACGAAATCGAGGGCGTCGTCGAGGTCATCGCGGAGGTGGCAGACCAGACGAACCTCCTCGCGTTGAACGCGAACATCGAGGCCGCACGCGCGGGCGAAGCGGGCAGCGGCTTCGAGGTCGTCGCGGACGAGGTGAAGGAACTCGCGAACGAGACCCGCGAGCACACCGAGCGCATCGCGGGGAGCATCGACGAGGTCCAACAGCAGGCCAACGAGACCGTCGTCGCCGTCGAGGAGTCCCACCAGCAGATTCACCGCGCCGGCGACGAGATCGACGACGCGCTCACGGCGCTCGAAGAGATCGCCGACGCCGTCGACGAGGCCGCGACGGGTATCACGGAGGTCGCGCGCGCGAACGACGAACAGGCCGAGACCGTCGAGGACGTCATCGTCACCATCGAGGAGGTCCAAGACCAAGCCGAGGAGGCGTCCGAGGCGTCCGAGCGCATCGTCGACGCTACCCAGGAGCAGTCCCGTGCGGTCCAGGAACTGAATTCGCGGGTTGATCAACTCACCACGGAGGAGGATAACTGATGACCCTGAATCCACGCGAGTACGACGCAGAGGAGTTGCGCAGTGCGGCCCGGAAGAGCGACGACGAGAACATCCGGGAACTGAAAGAGCGGCTGGCGGAACACGAGCAGACCGCGGACGAGGCGGTTCGTTCGGGGCAACTGAAACAGCTCCTGTTCATGCACTCGAGCGCCGACGAGGAGCGTCTCCAGCGTCCGTACCTGGAGTCGATGCCGGGGAAGTACGCCGCTGAAATCACGCTGTTCGAGTGGCTGGACTTCCTGCTGGAGCGCGGGGGCGTGAAGCGCTCGCTGGAAGCCATCGAGTACTACGAGAACATCGGCTGGGTCGGGGACGAGGCAGCGGAGAAACTTCGGAACCACGTTCGCGGGTTCGCGGGGCCGGCCGACGAGGAGAGCCACTCGGACTTCGAGATGGCCGACCACGTCCTGAGTCTGGTGTTCATCGCACGGCTGGCGTCGATGGAGTAAGGCGAGCCTACCCGATTAATCGAATTGAGAACTGGGGGAGAACATTAATTACGCGGGGCTCTCGTGTATTATCCCGATGAAGTTTATCCACCTCACCCCGACTGCCCTGGTCTTCCTGCAGTTCGGGGCGCTGGCCGTCGGTATGGCCAGTTGGCTCGACGACGACGAGGGGTCGGGGGACTCCGGAGGGGACGATGAGTTCGAGATGGACGACGACTTCGACGACGACTTCGACGACGAGTTCGGTTCCTTCGACGACATGGAGGACGGCGGTGGCGGGGCGGGCGGTGCGGACGCCTCGGTGAACGAACTGGAACACCGAATCGAGGAACTCGAGACCGAGGTGTCGAACGTCGCGTCGAAAGCGAACACCGTCCGGAGCGAGAACGAACAGATCAGCGAGAGCGTCGAGGACGTCGAGGAGAACGTCCGGAAGCTCCTGGAGATCTACGAGATGGTGACGCGCGGCGTGAACCCGTTCGTGGACGACGTCGAAACCGAGGCCATGGGCGGCGGCGCCAGTGGCCAGAGTTTCGGGCTCTTCGACGACGAGGAAGAGGACGGCGGTGACGGCGGCGGCGGTGGGGAGGACCTCGACGCCGACATCGCGGACGCGGACGCCGACGACTTCTTCGAGGACGACGCGTTCGACGACGGGATGGAGGAAGGCGACGACATGGGCGGCTTCGACGACTTCGAAGAGGAAGAAGGGGCGGACGACGAGATGGACGGATTCGGCGATTTCGAGGACGAGGACGGCGGCGAGGAGGCCGCCGGCGACGGTGGCGGGACGTCCTTCGACGAGTTGAAAGAGGAGTACGAATCCGGCGAGGCCGACTGGGCGGAAGGCGAGGAGGGTGGAGACGACGCGATAGACGCCGAGGAGAAACCCGACCTCGGGTTCGACGACTCCGACCTCGAAGAAGACGAGGAAGCGACGGACGAGGTGGCCGAGGACGACGGCTTCGACTTCGAGGAAGAGGAGACCGAAGACGCGGGCGGCGCCGAGTCCGGGACGGACATCGACGAGTCGTCCGGAACGGCACCCGCGCTCGGCCTGCGGACGCGCGGAGACGGCCCGCACCTCGAAGAGCACCCGAACGGCTACCTCGCGGACGTCGTCTCGTTGGAGTGGCTGAACTACTTGCTCGCGGAGTTCGGGCCGAAGAACACGGTGCGGACGCTGAACTACTACGAGCGCATCGGGTGGATCGGCGAGCCGGCCCGCGACCAGTTGTTCGACTACTTGGAGGGGTTGACCGACTCCGATTACCTCTACCGCGAGGAGTTCGGGACGACCGAACTGACCATGGACGACCACTTGAAGAGTCTCGATTACATCGAGGAGTTGGCGAGCGAGGACATAGAGCGAGCAATCGTGGACCGGTGCGAGGACCTCCATAGAAATGGGATTCAGCGTTAGTGGTTCGGCGGCGATACTGTTCATCGCCGCGTTCGTGAGTGTCGGTATCCTGTACTCGGCGGCGTTCAACGGGTACGAGCGCGTACAGGACGCCGACGACAGACACGGGGAGCGCGTCCTGGAGCGTCGCAACACGGTCGTCGACGTGACGAACGTAACGTACAACACGACCTCGGACGAACTGACAGTGAACGTGACGAACTCGGGGGCGACGTCGCTGTCGGTGAACGAGACCGACTTGCTGTTGGACGGGGAGTTCCGGAGTCGGAGCGGTTACGACAGCTGGAGCGTCGGCGGGCAGACGGATACGACGCTGTGGCTCCCCGGCGAGACGTACAGCGTCACCGTGACGACGGCGAGCCAGCCCGACCGCGTGAAAGTGGTGACGTCGTCGGGTGTGGCGGCGACGGAGGTGGTCTGAGTGGCCAGTGTCTCATCCTCGACGCTCATCATCTTCATCGCGAGCATCCTCGTGGCGGCGTCCGTCGCGGGGACGATGACGAACGGCGTCCAGCGGTTGAGCGACGCGTTGGGGGACCGGAGCGTCGACGTCAGCCAGGAGATTCAGACGGACGTGGAGATAATCAGCGACTCCGCGAGTTCGTCGTCCATCTACGACGGGGGTAATCTGACGCTGCTCGTGAAGAATACGGGCTCAGGCGGATTGGCCGCGGACCCGAGTGTCGTCGACGTCATCGTCGACGGGACGTACGTGACGAACGTGTCGCTGTCCGTGGTCGACGGCTCCAGTTGGGGGCCGGGGAACGTCGTCCGGGTGACGGCGTCGGGTGTGGATCTGTCGAGTGGCGACCACCGCGCGGTCGTCATCGTTCACGGCGACCGTGAGGTGTTGGAGTTCAGAACATGAGCACGAACACACTGTACTCGCTCGGGTTGGACGAGCACGACCGACTGAACAACGAGCTCGGGGGCGGCATTCCCGGCGGGAGCATCGTCCTCATCGAGGGAGATTACGGCGCGGGGAAGTCCGCGATGAGCCAGCGGTTCACGTACGGCCTCTGTGAGGAGGGACACTCCGTGACGTTGGTGTCGACGGAGTTGACCGTCCGTGGGTTCATCGACCAAATGCACTCCCTGAGTTACGACATGGAAGAGCACCTGTTGAACGAGAACCTGTTGTTCTTCCACGCGGACGTCGACACGGGGAAGAGCGCGCTCCGGAGTACCGGGGCCGTCGACGACGAGGACGGCAACCGCAAGCAGTTGCTCAAGCGGTTGATGGAGGCCGACAAGATGTGGCAGGCCGACACCGTCGTCATCGACACGTTCGACGCCATCCTCCGGAACGACCCGAAGTTCGAGGCGCTGGTCCGGCAGAACGACGAGCGGCAGGCCGCCCTCGAAATCATATCGTTCTTTAGGGATTTGGTCTCGCAAGGAAAGGTCATCGTTTTGACCGTGGACCCCAGTACTGTCGACGAGGAGGCAATCGGGCCGTTCCGGTCTATCGCCGACGTGTACTTGGAGTTACAGATGGTGGAGGTCGGGAACGACGTCCGGCGCTCCATCGCCGTTCGCCGGTTCGCCGGGATGGGCGAGCAGGTGGGTGACACGATCGGGTACTCGGTGCGGTCCGGCACGGGAATCGTCATCGAAAGCCGCAGCGTGGCATAGCAGGGACACCTCATGGCAGACCACGGGAGCAGACAGATCGGGCACGAACTCCGGGAGACGTCGAGTCGCCACACCCACCTCCGGGAGTACCTCCAGCGGTTCAAGCAGTTCACGGGCGAGTTCCCGGAGCTCATCGACGAGCCGACCGACGACTGGGAGGCCGCGAAGCCGAACGTGCTCTACCCCGTGGGCGGCCCCATCTTCTGTCACGTGTACGGCGACCTGGGGAAGGACACGAAGTACTACACCATCGAACCCGAACTGTCGGGCCCCGAGGCCGCGGTCTTCAAGAACGTCCAAGAGCGCATCCTCGAGAAGTCGGTGACGAAGCCGGCGCCCGAGGAGGAGGCCGAGTACGACGACCGCATCGAGGAACTGCTCCAGGAGACGGTGCGCATCGACGGCGACGAGGACGACGGCGTGTTCCACCGCGTCCGCCAGCTCCCGAACAACCTCGGGTCGCTGGTGAAGGACTTCGACTCGTCGACGCTCGCGGACCGGATGACCGGCGACGAGCGCGGGCAGATGTCGATGGACTCCGGCGACCTCTCCACCAAGCAGGTGAAGGCGGGCGCGCGACAGGTCGCCTCGGCGCCGAAGAACTTCGCGCAGTCGTTCCGTCGCGCCGTGCCGATGTTCCGCGAGGCGATGGAGGAGGCATTCGGATTCGGTCGCATCCCCGTCTCGCAGGCGACGTACGAGAACATCCGGTACCAGTTGAACCGCGACATCGTCGGGTTCGGACCGCTGGAGCCGGTGATGCGCGACCCGTACAACGAGGACATTCACGTCATCGGCCCGAGTGGCTGTTACGTCGACCACGGGACGTTCGGGATGCTGGAGACCACCGTCGACTTCGGGACGCCCGAGGAGTTCGACGGCTGGCTCCGGAACATGGGCGAGCGCATCGGCGACCCGGTGTCCGACTCCGACCCCATCGTGGACTCGACGCTCCCGGACGGGTCGCGTGTGAACATCATCTACAGCGACGACGTGTCGCTGAAGGGGCCGTCGCTCACCATCCGTCAGGGCGAGGACGTGCCGCTGTCCGTCGGCCAGATTACGAAGTGGGGGACGCTGTCTCCCGAGTTGGCGGCGTACCTCTGGCTCTGCCTCGAAAACGAGCAGACGGTGTTCGTCGTCGGGGAGACGGCGTCCGGGAAGACGACGACGCTGAACTCCATCATGGCGTTCATCCCCCGGGACTCGAAGATTTACACCGCGGAGGACACCGCGGAGGTCATCCCGCCACACGACACGTGGCAGCAACTCCTCACCCGGGAGGGGCAGGGCGAGAACTCCGCGGACGTGGACATGTTCGACCTGGTCGCGGCCGCGCTGCGTTCGCGTCCCGACTACATCATCGTCGGTGAGGTGCGTGGCGAGGAGGGTCGGATGGCGTTCCAGGCGGCACAGACCGGTCACCCCGTGATGCTGACGTTCCACGCGAGCGACATCGTCTCGATGATTCAGCGCTTCACTGGGGAGCCCATCAACGTCCCGGAGACGTTCATGGACAACGCCGACGTGGCGCTGTTCCAGAACCGCGTGAAGCAGGGCGACGACGTCCTGCGTCGCGTCACCTCCGTGCAGGAAATCGAGGGGTACTCGAAGGAGATGGGCGGCGTCGTCACGCGGCAGGCGTTCTACTGGGACCCCGTCGAGGACGAAATCGTCTTCCAGGGCCGGAACAACTCCTACGTGCTCGAAGAGCAGATTGCGACCCTGCTCGGGTACGCGGACACGCGCGAAATCTACGACGAACTGGACTTCCGCGCGGAAATCATCGAGCGCATTATCCAGGAGGACCTGATCGAGTACCACGACTTCAACGACGCCGTCGCGTCGTTCCAGCGGGACGGCGTCGAGGGCCTCCCGTTCACGATATCTCGCGGGTTCTAGCATGGCGGCGGAGGAAGCCGAAGCGACCTCGTCGCTCGAAAACATCGAGTTAGGCGACCTCGTCGACTCGGTGCTGGCGTCCTACCGTCGGATGACGATGCCGACGTTCCAGTACATCCTGTTCATCGTCGTGCCGTCGGTGGTGTTCTTCCTCGCGACGGTGGTGACGGTGTTCGTGGTGTCGCTGCCGACGTTCCTCACCGTCCCGATTCCGATGCTCGGCCTGCTGGCGGTCGTGACGGCCGTGATGTACCCGAAGATTCGACAGGACCAGCGCCGGACGCGCATGGAGAACCGGTTCCACCTGTTCGTGACGCATATGACCATCCTGTCGACGACGAACATCGACCGCGTGGAGGTGTTCCGGCGCATCGGCGCCGAGGAGGAGTACGGCCCTCTCGCGGAGGAGGCGCGTCGCATCGTTCAACTCATCGACGCGTGGAATCAGAGCCTCGACGACGCGTGCCGGATGCGCGCGGACAAGGTGCCGAGTGACCTGCTCGCGGACTTCCTCGACCGGCTCGCGTACACCATCAACTCCGGTGAGAGCCTGGAGTCCTACCTCGTTACCGAGCAGGACGCCATCATCCGGAACTACGCCACGTCCTACGAGGGGAAACTGGAGAACCTCCAGGTGATGAAAGACCTCTACCTGTCGATGGTGTTGTCCGTGACGTTCGCGCTCGTGTTCGCGACGGTGCTCCCGATTCTCTCCGGAACGAATCCGACGATGACGGTGTCGTCGGTCGTCGTGCTGTACTCCTTTATCCAGATCGGGTTCCTGTACGCCATCTACACGCTCGCGCCGAGCGACCCGCTGTGG
The nucleotide sequence above comes from Halobacterium litoreum. Encoded proteins:
- a CDS encoding flagellar protein G, whose product is MASVSSSTLIIFIASILVAASVAGTMTNGVQRLSDALGDRSVDVSQEIQTDVEIISDSASSSSIYDGGNLTLLVKNTGSGGLAADPSVVDVIVDGTYVTNVSLSVVDGSSWGPGNVVRVTASGVDLSSGDHRAVVIVHGDREVLEFRT
- a CDS encoding archaellin/type IV pilin N-terminal domain-containing protein; its protein translation is MFEFINDEDERGQVGIGTLIVFIAMVLVAAIAAGVLINTAGFLQSKGQATGEEASAQVSNRINVVSAYGNVNDSDTTEVVDFANLTVRQSAGADNINLSKSTIQWIGPDTATTLTYDSSAANGTEFTTESIKGENPDVLVDQSDRIKVVLAAGQITTDGLLAGEEVQLTVTTQYGSKTTYWANVPESLKDKQAVTL
- a CDS encoding archaellin/type IV pilin N-terminal domain-containing protein; protein product: MFEFINDEDERGQVGIGTLIVFIAMVLVAAIAAGVLINTAGFLQSKGQATGEEASAQVSNRINVVSAYGNVTNENVDEVSLVVRQAAGADNINLSKTTIQWIGPDKAKTLTYNGSADAGNFTTNQVKGENNPVLVDQSDRLEVIIDANAVTSNLEAGDEVQLTITTQYGSKTTYWANVPESLKDKNAVKL
- a CDS encoding ATPase domain-containing protein, which encodes MSTNTLYSLGLDEHDRLNNELGGGIPGGSIVLIEGDYGAGKSAMSQRFTYGLCEEGHSVTLVSTELTVRGFIDQMHSLSYDMEEHLLNENLLFFHADVDTGKSALRSTGAVDDEDGNRKQLLKRLMEADKMWQADTVVIDTFDAILRNDPKFEALVRQNDERQAALEIISFFRDLVSQGKVIVLTVDPSTVDEEAIGPFRSIADVYLELQMVEVGNDVRRSIAVRRFAGMGEQVGDTIGYSVRSGTGIVIESRSVA
- a CDS encoding FlaD/FlaE family flagellar protein — encoded protein: MTLNPREYDAEELRSAARKSDDENIRELKERLAEHEQTADEAVRSGQLKQLLFMHSSADEERLQRPYLESMPGKYAAEITLFEWLDFLLERGGVKRSLEAIEYYENIGWVGDEAAEKLRNHVRGFAGPADEESHSDFEMADHVLSLVFIARLASME
- a CDS encoding type II/IV secretion system ATPase subunit, which encodes MADHGSRQIGHELRETSSRHTHLREYLQRFKQFTGEFPELIDEPTDDWEAAKPNVLYPVGGPIFCHVYGDLGKDTKYYTIEPELSGPEAAVFKNVQERILEKSVTKPAPEEEAEYDDRIEELLQETVRIDGDEDDGVFHRVRQLPNNLGSLVKDFDSSTLADRMTGDERGQMSMDSGDLSTKQVKAGARQVASAPKNFAQSFRRAVPMFREAMEEAFGFGRIPVSQATYENIRYQLNRDIVGFGPLEPVMRDPYNEDIHVIGPSGCYVDHGTFGMLETTVDFGTPEEFDGWLRNMGERIGDPVSDSDPIVDSTLPDGSRVNIIYSDDVSLKGPSLTIRQGEDVPLSVGQITKWGTLSPELAAYLWLCLENEQTVFVVGETASGKTTTLNSIMAFIPRDSKIYTAEDTAEVIPPHDTWQQLLTREGQGENSADVDMFDLVAAALRSRPDYIIVGEVRGEEGRMAFQAAQTGHPVMLTFHASDIVSMIQRFTGEPINVPETFMDNADVALFQNRVKQGDDVLRRVTSVQEIEGYSKEMGGVVTRQAFYWDPVEDEIVFQGRNNSYVLEEQIATLLGYADTREIYDELDFRAEIIERIIQEDLIEYHDFNDAVASFQRDGVEGLPFTISRGF
- a CDS encoding fla cluster protein FlaF yields the protein MGFSVSGSAAILFIAAFVSVGILYSAAFNGYERVQDADDRHGERVLERRNTVVDVTNVTYNTTSDELTVNVTNSGATSLSVNETDLLLDGEFRSRSGYDSWSVGGQTDTTLWLPGETYSVTVTTASQPDRVKVVTSSGVAATEVV
- a CDS encoding methyl-accepting chemotaxis protein, with the translated sequence MLGTLRKLLGGGSERAATDGGTDAGQFSFGDHDRHASAVRERYEVDTARLDPGLPDDAREHFAGLFDENAPETATYVPAYQSAGVTPADFVSAHGASVDAVVDAVFDRLREEGLDESSLDRAEKELRVGLDTVVEDAAAGVAAYDVGEEDEDELNVEDDELLDGIGMPVFMLDAEGEVVAWNKALVDLTGCPESEAVGSSHVSEAFYPDGRRVKTLADKICEAPEDAAAEFDVDRADTEYTLYEDSSTMVDRDGNERRITFSARPIFDDNGDLLAVVETVDDRTEDVERAEAIETLVTELRTTMQALQAGHLESRASFEGNAHVDDKLVGVVSDLNDMADQFERLVGQVDGQTQELASSIQKAAAEANDIADVVGEQNDMLSDAASEMQNFSASMQEVAASSDQVAAAAEQAQTAAENGLEASEGASTATNEVIDISDDLVDSVSELEEKMDEIEGVVEVIAEVADQTNLLALNANIEAARAGEAGSGFEVVADEVKELANETREHTERIAGSIDEVQQQANETVVAVEESHQQIHRAGDEIDDALTALEEIADAVDEAATGITEVARANDEQAETVEDVIVTIEEVQDQAEEASEASERIVDATQEQSRAVQELNSRVDQLTTEEDN
- a CDS encoding FlaD/FlaE family flagellar protein, giving the protein MKFIHLTPTALVFLQFGALAVGMASWLDDDEGSGDSGGDDEFEMDDDFDDDFDDEFGSFDDMEDGGGGAGGADASVNELEHRIEELETEVSNVASKANTVRSENEQISESVEDVEENVRKLLEIYEMVTRGVNPFVDDVETEAMGGGASGQSFGLFDDEEEDGGDGGGGGEDLDADIADADADDFFEDDAFDDGMEEGDDMGGFDDFEEEEGADDEMDGFGDFEDEDGGEEAAGDGGGTSFDELKEEYESGEADWAEGEEGGDDAIDAEEKPDLGFDDSDLEEDEEATDEVAEDDGFDFEEEETEDAGGAESGTDIDESSGTAPALGLRTRGDGPHLEEHPNGYLADVVSLEWLNYLLAEFGPKNTVRTLNYYERIGWIGEPARDQLFDYLEGLTDSDYLYREEFGTTELTMDDHLKSLDYIEELASEDIERAIVDRCEDLHRNGIQR
- a CDS encoding DUF7385 family protein, whose translation is MSTVIDFEAVRHRVKLVRDSGETKLYENRDGVACPVCDEPFDEGLVTECSSRQVTPGGGVRLCLARDDDQLFIFTHA